A single window of Paenibacillus sp. FSL H8-0537 DNA harbors:
- a CDS encoding glucose 1-dehydrogenase: MDYSGKIVLVTGAARGIGFAVAEAYTRQGAFVIAADRDSEGAKKAALRIQEQGGKAAAYTIDLAQPAAIEAMFAFISETYGGLDVLINNAGYAVWKSPYDLEVEEWDALLHTNLRGTFLCAREAAKLMRGTGGGAIVNMASTRALMSEPNTEAYAASKGGIVALTHALAVSFGPDRIRVNAISPGWIETGDYEALRPEDHSQHPSMRVGKPEDIAKACFYLTDPGNDFVNGINLVVDGGMTRKMIYEE, translated from the coding sequence ATGGACTATAGTGGAAAAATAGTGCTGGTAACCGGCGCCGCGCGTGGCATTGGCTTTGCTGTTGCCGAAGCCTATACGAGGCAGGGCGCCTTCGTTATTGCGGCAGACCGCGACAGCGAAGGCGCCAAGAAGGCGGCGCTTCGTATACAAGAGCAGGGTGGCAAAGCTGCCGCCTATACCATTGATTTGGCTCAGCCAGCGGCAATTGAAGCGATGTTCGCTTTTATTAGCGAGACCTACGGCGGTCTGGATGTGCTGATTAACAATGCGGGTTATGCGGTGTGGAAGTCGCCGTACGACCTGGAGGTTGAAGAATGGGATGCGCTGCTCCACACGAATTTGCGCGGCACTTTTTTGTGCGCAAGGGAAGCCGCTAAGTTGATGCGCGGCACCGGAGGAGGAGCCATCGTCAATATGGCCTCGACGCGTGCCCTAATGTCTGAGCCCAATACGGAGGCGTATGCGGCTTCCAAGGGCGGCATTGTGGCGCTGACGCATGCACTGGCGGTTTCTTTTGGTCCTGATCGCATTCGCGTGAATGCGATCAGCCCCGGCTGGATTGAAACCGGCGATTATGAAGCGCTGCGGCCGGAGGATCACAGCCAGCATCCGTCCATGCGGGTCGGCAAGCCGGAGGACATCGCAAAAGCGTGTTTTTATTTGACCGATCCGGGCAATGATTTCGTTAATGGCATTAATCTCGTCGTCGATGGCGGCATGACGCGCAAAATGATTTACGAGGAATAG
- the thrC gene encoding threonine synthase, which produces MEYISTRGNVGKIGFIDAFLMGLADDGGLLVPSEIPVFSAEKLKAWQNLSYQELVLEIFGYFTNDEIPAEDLRAMVNASYGTFRDPGVTPVRRLKDNLYLLELFHGPTFAFKDIALQFMGELYTYVSRKQNKTIHILGATSGDTGASAIQGVRGKDGIKICILHPHGKVSKVQELQMTTVPDDNVLNLSVDGNFDDCQRIIKDLFADLEFKSANHLCAINSINFVRILAQTVYYFYAYFQIAKQQDVQEVNFSVPTGNFGDIFAGYLAKRMGLPVNKLILATNENNILERFIKEGVYMPGDFRSTYSPSMDIQVASNFERYLYYVLGENPQLITELMNQFRKEGKLVISGDDLQRVQAEFGAHGVGGQECLDTISKYNAESDYLLDPHSACGVAAADQCAQSGDVTISLATAHPAKFDEAIRLCSIEQTFPEQISSLFEKTQRQTRVEGTQEAIVSELLKFYNA; this is translated from the coding sequence GTGGAGTATATTAGTACAAGAGGAAATGTAGGCAAAATCGGATTTATCGACGCTTTTCTAATGGGTCTTGCAGATGACGGAGGTTTGCTCGTTCCGAGTGAAATTCCTGTTTTTTCGGCTGAAAAGCTGAAGGCGTGGCAGAACCTGTCTTATCAGGAGCTGGTGCTGGAGATTTTCGGTTATTTCACGAATGATGAAATTCCGGCGGAAGACTTGCGGGCGATGGTGAATGCCAGCTACGGAACATTCCGCGATCCAGGCGTTACGCCTGTTCGCCGCTTGAAGGACAACCTGTATTTGCTGGAGCTGTTCCACGGCCCAACCTTTGCATTTAAAGACATTGCGCTGCAATTTATGGGCGAATTATATACGTATGTATCCCGCAAGCAGAACAAGACGATTCATATTCTTGGCGCGACATCCGGCGATACGGGCGCATCGGCGATTCAAGGCGTACGTGGCAAAGACGGTATCAAAATTTGCATTTTGCATCCGCATGGCAAAGTCAGCAAGGTGCAGGAGCTGCAAATGACGACAGTGCCGGACGACAACGTCTTGAACCTGTCGGTCGACGGCAATTTTGACGACTGCCAGCGCATCATTAAAGATTTGTTTGCTGATTTGGAGTTTAAGTCCGCGAACCATCTTTGTGCAATTAACTCCATTAACTTTGTGCGCATTTTGGCGCAGACGGTTTATTATTTCTATGCTTACTTCCAGATTGCGAAGCAGCAGGATGTGCAGGAAGTCAATTTCAGCGTGCCGACTGGCAACTTTGGCGATATTTTCGCGGGCTACCTCGCGAAGCGCATGGGTCTTCCGGTGAACAAGCTGATTTTGGCAACGAACGAAAACAACATTTTGGAGCGTTTCATCAAGGAAGGCGTGTATATGCCGGGAGATTTCCGCAGCACGTACAGCCCTTCGATGGATATTCAAGTGGCAAGCAACTTCGAGCGTTATTTGTATTATGTGCTGGGTGAAAACCCACAGCTGATTACAGAGCTGATGAACCAGTTCCGCAAGGAAGGCAAGCTCGTCATTTCTGGCGATGATCTGCAGCGGGTTCAAGCCGAATTCGGCGCTCATGGCGTTGGCGGGCAGGAATGTCTCGATACGATCAGCAAATACAACGCCGAAAGCGATTATTTGCTTGACCCTCACTCCGCTTGTGGCGTGGCGGCAGCTGATCAATGTGCACAAAGCGGCGATGTAACGATTTCGCTGGCTACGGCGCATCCGGCCAAGTTCGACGAAGCGATACGTCTTTGCAGCATTGAGCAGACCTTCCCTGAGCAAATTTCGTCCTTGTTCGAGAAAACACAGCGCCAGACTCGCGTTGAAGGCACGCAGGAAGCGATTGTCAGCGAGCTGTTGAAATTTTATAACGCATAA
- a CDS encoding glycosyltransferase has translation MGRKIMFTGGGTAGHVTVNLALIPRFAEAGWQIHYIGSENGIEKQLTAPLEQLTYHGIATGKLRRYLDWQNVKDPFKVIKGVFQAYRLIQREKPNVIFSKGGFVSVPVVLGAWLNRVPVLIHESDLTPGLANRIAIPFATGVCTTFPETAQHLPSGKAHYVGAVIRDELRQGVASRGRAYCGLLPASGAADAEASTASGAAGSIQTLSQAPQGKASKESADYAANPAKLVVNISGKSVRAEEPAVETAKAIAAVEAKGAARVETGGAKPVLLIMGGSLGSRAINKAVRSALSELTRQFSIVHLCGKGQVEPALETADYKQFEYINEQLPDVLAMSDIVLSRAGSNAIFEFLHLRKPMLLIPLTKAQSRGDQLLNADSFKSSGFCEVLHEEQVTPDTLLSAIEDVYQNRAAYINRMEQEERRDTLSQLYELIVSSARK, from the coding sequence ATGGGCAGGAAAATTATGTTTACAGGCGGAGGGACGGCAGGCCATGTGACCGTTAACTTGGCGCTGATTCCCCGTTTCGCGGAGGCTGGCTGGCAGATCCATTATATTGGATCGGAAAACGGCATAGAAAAGCAACTTACTGCTCCACTAGAGCAGCTTACATATCATGGTATTGCGACAGGCAAGCTTCGCCGCTATTTGGACTGGCAAAATGTGAAGGACCCCTTCAAGGTCATCAAAGGGGTTTTTCAAGCTTATCGGCTCATTCAGCGGGAGAAGCCGAACGTTATTTTTTCCAAGGGCGGCTTCGTGTCCGTCCCGGTTGTGCTGGGAGCGTGGCTTAATCGGGTGCCGGTGCTTATTCATGAATCGGATCTGACGCCGGGACTGGCAAACCGAATTGCGATCCCTTTTGCAACGGGCGTGTGTACGACTTTTCCCGAGACAGCGCAGCACTTGCCTTCAGGCAAGGCGCATTACGTTGGCGCAGTCATCCGTGATGAGCTGAGGCAGGGCGTAGCCTCGCGAGGCAGAGCCTATTGCGGTCTGCTGCCCGCATCCGGAGCAGCTGATGCAGAAGCCTCAACAGCCTCAGGTGCAGCAGGCAGCATACAGACGCTAAGCCAGGCGCCGCAGGGGAAGGCGTCAAAGGAAAGCGCCGACTATGCGGCTAATCCTGCCAAGCTGGTCGTGAACATTTCGGGAAAAAGTGTGAGAGCAGAAGAGCCTGCGGTAGAAACAGCAAAAGCAATAGCAGCAGTAGAAGCAAAGGGTGCGGCGCGCGTAGAGACGGGCGGAGCGAAGCCCGTTCTGCTCATTATGGGCGGCAGCCTCGGATCGCGGGCGATTAATAAGGCGGTGCGCAGTGCGCTTAGCGAGCTCACCCGCCAATTCAGCATCGTTCATTTATGCGGCAAGGGACAGGTGGAGCCAGCCCTTGAAACGGCGGATTACAAGCAGTTCGAATACATTAATGAGCAGCTTCCCGATGTGCTGGCGATGAGTGACATCGTCCTTTCCCGCGCCGGCTCTAACGCGATTTTTGAGTTTCTGCATTTGCGCAAGCCGATGCTGCTTATTCCGCTTACGAAAGCACAGAGCCGGGGCGACCAGCTGCTTAACGCAGATTCGTTTAAGTCTTCTGGCTTTTGCGAGGTGCTGCATGAGGAGCAGGTGACGCCTGATACGCTGCTGTCGGCGATTGAAGACGTCTACCAGAATCGCGCCGCATACATTAATCGGATGGAGCAGGAGGAGCGCCGCGACACCTTGTCGCAGCTGTATGAACTGATTGTATCGTCCGCGCGGAAATAA
- a CDS encoding metalloregulator ArsR/SmtB family transcription factor, producing MSNRSSDAAAEPKAEVFQAIADPTRRSLLRLLVDEEMPVTVISSHYEMSRTAVSKHLRILAEAGLVKERKVGRETRYRLDAEPLQQLKRWLAFYERYWENKLGALKRYVEEDGQGEGADAFSAPAVVKEPAAKRD from the coding sequence ATGTCGAATCGCAGTAGCGACGCGGCGGCGGAGCCGAAGGCAGAGGTGTTCCAAGCGATTGCCGATCCGACCCGCCGCAGCCTGCTTCGGCTGCTTGTGGATGAGGAGATGCCCGTCACTGTCATTAGCAGCCATTATGAGATGAGCCGGACGGCGGTATCGAAGCATTTGCGAATTTTGGCAGAGGCGGGACTGGTCAAGGAGCGCAAGGTTGGCCGGGAAACCCGTTATCGGCTCGATGCGGAGCCTTTGCAGCAGCTAAAGCGATGGCTCGCTTTTTATGAGCGTTATTGGGAAAATAAGCTCGGTGCGCTTAAGCGTTACGTAGAGGAAGATGGTCAGGGGGAGGGAGCGGATGCTTTTTCGGCTCCAGCAGTTGTGAAAGAGCCAGCTGCGAAGCGGGATTGA
- a CDS encoding SRPBCC domain-containing protein: protein MSSEAANTLPDIRQTLVLKAPIDKVWKAVATSEGIAAWFMPNDFQPEEGYEFQLEAGAFGKSSCKVTVIDPPNRLSFKWGKDWTLTFELKAVGEETEFTLIHGGWNEGTVTEFGQPHEIVRGHMDKGWTGIQQRLASYVESQ, encoded by the coding sequence ATGAGCAGCGAAGCGGCAAATACGCTGCCGGATATCCGGCAGACGCTGGTGCTTAAAGCGCCAATAGACAAAGTGTGGAAGGCAGTAGCGACGTCTGAGGGCATTGCCGCATGGTTTATGCCCAATGATTTTCAGCCGGAGGAAGGCTATGAGTTTCAGCTGGAAGCTGGCGCGTTCGGAAAGTCTTCCTGCAAGGTGACGGTCATTGATCCGCCTAACCGCCTCTCCTTCAAATGGGGCAAGGACTGGACACTCACCTTCGAATTAAAGGCTGTAGGAGAAGAGACGGAGTTTACGCTCATTCACGGCGGATGGAATGAGGGTACGGTGACGGAGTTCGGACAGCCGCATGAAATCGTGCGCGGCCATATGGACAAGGGCTGGACAGGCATACAGCAAAGGCTGGCTTCTTATGTCGAATCGCAGTAG
- a CDS encoding GlsB/YeaQ/YmgE family stress response membrane protein: protein MGFLWTLIIGGIIGWLAGMIVGRDVPGGIIGNIIAGFVGAWLGGLIFGELGPVIGGFYFIPALIGAVVLVFILSLILAGRRRR from the coding sequence ATGGGTTTTTTATGGACATTAATCATAGGAGGCATTATCGGTTGGCTCGCAGGAATGATCGTTGGACGTGACGTTCCCGGAGGCATCATTGGAAATATTATTGCAGGTTTTGTCGGCGCATGGCTCGGAGGCTTGATCTTCGGCGAGCTTGGTCCAGTCATCGGCGGCTTCTATTTCATTCCAGCGTTAATTGGCGCAGTTGTACTGGTGTTCATTCTCAGCCTGATCTTGGCTGGACGAAGAAGACGATGA
- a CDS encoding helix-turn-helix transcriptional regulator translates to MFAKRLKQLRKKRKYSMQQLADTVGVAKSTYAGYESGYRQPTLETIQSIAKKLITTSDYLLGLTDYPDQQEPSNNAKEFFNHEQLHWDGVPLEQEDLELVRMLLERVVRDRTSSGDPSQNPS, encoded by the coding sequence ATGTTTGCTAAACGCCTTAAACAACTCAGAAAAAAAAGAAAATACTCCATGCAGCAACTAGCGGATACCGTAGGCGTGGCTAAAAGTACCTATGCAGGCTATGAATCCGGCTATCGGCAGCCTACTTTGGAGACCATTCAAAGCATTGCGAAGAAATTAATTACGACATCCGATTATTTGCTAGGATTAACGGACTATCCTGACCAACAGGAGCCGAGCAACAATGCCAAGGAGTTTTTCAACCATGAGCAGCTTCATTGGGACGGCGTTCCGCTGGAGCAGGAGGATTTAGAGCTTGTCCGGATGCTGCTTGAACGCGTTGTGCGCGACCGCACTTCATCCGGCGACCCTTCGCAAAATCCATCCTAG